One window of the Trifolium pratense cultivar HEN17-A07 linkage group LG2, ARS_RC_1.1, whole genome shotgun sequence genome contains the following:
- the LOC123906287 gene encoding protein ELF4-LIKE 3-like: MEGDTYSTFGNGTQIDGKIFQTFQKSFVQVQNILDQNRVLINEINQNHESKVPDNLNRNVGLIKELNNNITRVAQLYSDLSTSFTKSIHVSSEGDSTAAVKSQEKFSHKRHRPDL, from the coding sequence ATGGAAGGTGACACATACTCCACCTTTGGCAATGGCACCCAAATTGATGGCAAGATCTTCCAAACATTTCAAAAAAGCTTTGTTCAAGTGCAAAACATTTTGGATCAGAATCGTGTACTTATCAATGAGATAAACCAGAATCATGAATCTAAGGTCCCTGACAACCTCAACAGGAATGTTGGTCTTATTAAGGAGCTTAACAACAACATAACAAGAGTTGCTCAACTTTATTCAGATCTTTCAACTTCCTTCACCAAATCTATTCATGTTTCTTCTGAAGGAGATTCAACTGCTGCTGTTAAATCTCAAGAAAAATTCAGTCACAAACGACACAGACCTGATctttaa
- the LOC123906288 gene encoding stress-response A/B barrel domain-containing protein DABB1-like produces the protein MMSIIEHVVLFKIKEDATQSQIDSMVDRVNSLVSLKETLHLNMLTIQSSFSSSSSSSFTHILHIRFTSKEDLHAYAIHPTHLEVIKVNAPLVSDIMAVDWVTEVDGNDLVLPYGSAVRVVFFKLKEGLSEQVKDEVLKGISGIRHENAVQFTCGENFSPARAKGFSIATLEVFTGLSELKELKEVDYDEEFRKYDVNDKIKENLDNVLVLYFVANGQIAS, from the coding sequence ATGATGTCAATAATCGAGCATGTGGTGTTGTTCAAGATCAAAGAAGACGCAACACAATCACAGATCGATTCCATGGTAGATCGAGTTAATTCCCTCGTTTCCCTCAAAGAGACACTTCACCTCAACATGCTAACTATtcaatcttctttttcttcttcttcttcttccagtTTCACTCACATACTCCATATCCGATTCACCTCCAAGGAAGATCTCCATGCCTATGCCATTCACCCTACCCACCTTGAAGTCATCAAAGTCAACGCTCCTTTGGTTTCTGATATCATGGCTGTTGATTGGGTCACCGAGGTTGACGGTAACGACTTGGTTCTACCATATGGATCTGCTGTGAGAGTTGTGTTTTTTAAGTTGAAGGAGGGTTTGAGTGAACAAGTTAAAGATGAGGTTTTGAAGGGTATAAGTGGAATTCGACATGAAAATGCTGTTCAGTTTACTTGTGGGGAAAATTTCTCTCCTGCTAGAGCTAAAGGATTTTCCATTGCTACCCTTGAGGTTTTTACTGGTTTAAGTGAATTGAAAGAGTTGAAAGAAGTTGATTATGATGAGGAATTTCGGAAATATGATGTCAATGATAAGATTAAGGAGAATCTGGACAATGTACTGGTTCTTTATTTTGTGGCAAATGGGCAAATAGCTTCTTAA